TTATTCCTGGGCAGTTGAAATTGAGACTCAGTCCCTGCCCTTTAGTTGCCTGAAACCTAAGTTCATCAGTTTCTTGTTGACCACAGCCCACCTAGGGACTGAAGGGTGCATCAGCCTGTCCCCGAttgatatttccttctcttccttatcCCCACTCTGGCTAGgacacagagttgcaaagaaagTTAGACCATGAGATCCGGATGAGGGAAGGGGCCTGCAAGCTGCTGGCGGCCTGCTCCCAGCGAGAGCAGGCTCTGGAGGCTACCAAGAGCCTGCTGGTGTGCAACAGCCGCATCCTCAACTACATGGGCGAGCTGCAGCGGCGCAAGGAGGCACAGGTGCTGAAGAAGACAGGCCGGCGGTAAGCAAGGGGGAGGCGAGGCTTTATGGGGATAGTGGTGCACTGGATATATGCATGGAGCATGGAGCATGGAGCACTCGAAGACGACTTCCTGATGAAGACTTCCCAGGGACCTAGAAGACGCCTTGATGTTTTATCACCACAGTGTGCTGCCCAGAGGCACACTAGTGAGTTGCTAGGGCCCAGTAAAGCCCGTGTGTCTGGTGAAAGGCTGCTAGTCTGAGGATAGTAATGCAGGAGTGCTAATTcgctaagccatgcctgtgatCTGACGAGCCTGTTTGGCTTCTGGAAAGCTAATTTTCTCAAAGCCAGTTCACCAAATGGTCAATTTGCTAAATAACCAATTAGTCATTTGTAACATACTGTAACATTTGTAGCATACTGTAACAGACAGTAGCTAATTGTACCTGGGGTTTGCCTCATTTGAGGCAGAAATtgggagaaataataataaaaataatttaagtaaaagcctgctgctgctgctaagttgcttcagtcatgtccaactctgtgcgaccccatagatggcagcccaccaggctcccccgtccctgggattctccaggcaagaacactggagtgggttgccatttccttctccaaagcatgaaagtgaaaaatgaaagtgaagtcgctcagtcgtgtccgactctcagcgaccccatggactgcagcctaccaggctcctccatccatgggattttccaggcaagagtactggagtggggtgccattgccttctctgaagtaaaAGCCTACCCATTCATATAAATTAGACTGTGTACTAAAAGGACTCAATGTGACAAAACTGTAGTGAAATGGTTGAGGTGATACTCTGGTAAAACTAAaatgtgggagaaaatatttggcaaATTGATCATTCTGAGAACTGACCATTTTTTTGTAAATTGGTCACTTGGAAAATTGGCTTCTGGCAAAGTAACCTGTTTGACCCCACAAGGCTGAGTGGGGAGAAGGTCCAGGCCCCTCACAGGCATAGTGTCCATTCCAGCTCACACACAAGGAGGTTGCCAGGAGGCCTCTAGAGTTCACCCATGGAGACACCAGGGGAAGGCAGGAACCCCTCAACGGCTGCTCCATAAAGTTAAAGGAAGAGCAAGCAGGCATAGGGACGGCTTCTACTGTGAGTCTGCTGTCTCTTAAGAGGTGGCCGTTGACAAGCTCTGCCTTGCCCAAGTCCCCACACATCCCATACAGTGTGACCTGTGGCACACCCCAAGTCCCTGGCAGCTGAGCGTTGCCATCAGTGCCACGTCATTTAGTTTAAGGCTGTTCCAAGCCTCTAGTTTCATCATGATGAATTATAAATGAGTATGGAGAAGCTGGCCACCACCTTAGGAAAGGGACACATGCTCAGTGAGTTCTGATGTTaggcagggaagggaggaagacCGGATGTCCCTCCCGCAGTGGAGGAACTGGGGAACTTGGGGCACTGGGAAAGTTTAGCCAATCTAGCCAGAAGGGTAGAGGGGAAATCAAAGCTGGGGGGGAAGATGGAGAGAGATTTGTGATAAATGGGATACAAATGTCCCCTATTTGGGTTCTTGATTTTCTGACTGACTGAGTACCCTTTGTTATTGAAGTGATGAGATGGTGGAGACAAGTACCCTCCTTTGTTGTTAAAAAGAAAGCCTGCAAACTCCTCCGAAAGGGAGTCTCTCTGTGGGCAACCTGTCTCCTCAAGCCCCACTTCTTCCTGGCAGGAGTCTAGGGAGGTGGTCAGGAAGGGTGCTTGTTGCGGGTGGCCTGAGCTTGTACTGTGTGTGTGAGCTAAGTGCCTCTAGTATTCCCAAGCCCAACAACCTCCTGGGTTCAATGGACAACTCTCCCTAGCAGTCCTTCAGCTCTGCCAATGTCAGCCTGGCAGGGATCTGGCAGCTGAGCCCtgggccgggggggggggggtcctagAGCCTTTGGGAACCAGAGCCAGGGGGAATAGTGTCAAGAGGCCAGGCTAGGATGTTGTGATTTGCCCACAGGCCTTCGGACAGTGGGCCACCCACTGAGCGCTCCCCCTGCCGTGGCCAGATCTGCATTTCTGGTAAGAAGCACAACTACCCCAGCTGCTGGCATTCTTTGCCCAGTGATAAGATTGCCTGTCCTGTCTTGACGTCTATTCCTCTCCCTCTGCTCCTTAGATCTTCGGATTCCACTCATGTGGAAGGACACAGAATATTTCAAGAACAAAGGCGGTGAGTTCCACACACGTGGGACAGACTTAAGGGAGTGGCCCTGAGATTGGAGGTCCCCTCGGGGGCACATCATTACCGGTTTTGCTCTCGGCCCCCAGACCTGCACCGCTGGGCTGTGTTCCTGCTGCTGCAGATAGGGGAACACATTCAGGACACAGAGATGATCCTGGTGGACAGGACCCTCACAGACATCTCCTTTCAGAACAACGTGCTCTTGTGGGTACCTCATCCCTGTGGCTCCCCGCTTTCTCTACTAGGCTCTAATCATGTAGCTgcagaggggaggaagagaaggagcgGGGGAGCTGGGCCTTCCCTGTGGAGCTGTCCTGTACTTGCAGGACATCCATCCTAACTCCAGTGCCGCTCCCTGGACTGGCCCAGACTATCCTCCCCTCCTTGCTTCCTCCCATATTCCTACAGTGCCGAGGCAGGGCCAGACTTTGAACTGCGGCTGGAGCTGTATGGGGCCTGTGTGGAAGAGGAGGGGGCCCTGGCTGGAGCCCCCAAGAGGCTTGCCACCAAACTCAGCAGCTCCCTGGGCCGCTCCTCAGGGAGGCGTGTCCGAGCATCGCTGGAGACTGCTGGGGGCTCAGGCAGCAGTCCCATCTTGCTTCCCACCCCGGCTGTGGGGTAAGCACCTATTTTCCTCCCTGGCCCTCAGCTGGCCACAGGTGATCTCTAAGCTGTGTTGAGCATGTGGAGCCTATTTTCCACCATTGCCAGGACATGCAGACAGATATGCATGAGCAGTGGTCACATACTGGGAGGCACTCTGGCCCACACCTCAGGTACTTCAAACAGCCAACTGAGAAGACCAACAGGAATGCAGGAAGAGCTAGAGTTATATCTACCTTATGTAGATATAACAGAGTGCCCCTGGCTACAGCAGAATAGCCTGGGTGCTGTGGTGTTGCCTACAGGCACCTAGTAGACTCATTGGGTCTCTGAGGAGCAGTTTGAGAACCTTGCAGGTAATGAACAGATTGCTTATTTTGGAGACAGATGCAGATTCAGATTCAAGTTCTACCACCTCAGTTTTATTTTGGGGCAGACTTTTTAACCTCTTTAAGCCTCAAGCTGCCTCATCTATGAACTAAAGAATGCCACCAACCTCAGGGCTGTTGTGGGAATACAGTGGGATAACGTATTTAAAGCACAGGCCCCAGCACTTAGCGGGAGTACAGTAAATGTTTGTTTCATCCCCTGTGGGGGAGGCAAGCTAGCTTTCTGTGGGGCAGCCTAAACAGTGGGGCAGACCTGCTCAGCTCTTATTGCTCTTGCCACCCAGCATGCCCCTCACTTGgctgctgcccacttctctgtCCTGCAGTGGTCCTCGTTACCACCTCTTGGCTCATACCACGCTCACCCTAGCAGCTGTGCAAGATGGGTTCCGCACACATGACCTCACCCTCGCCACTCCTGGTGAGTATGTGTCTATGTGGGGGACACTGGATGATGAGAAGAGAGGCTGATAGATGGTTCCTTCCCCTTCACAtttcccaccctcaccctgcaCTTCTCTCTCCCCCAGAGGAGAGCCCTGCCTGGCTACCCCTTTACGGTAGCGTGTGTTGccgcctggtggctcagcctctCTGCATGACTCAGCCTACTGCAAGTGGTACCCTCAGGGTGCAGGTGAGGGGCCCTGAGGAGTGGAAGGGAAGTGGGAGAAGACAAAGGAGAGCCAGATCACCTAGGGATCAAAGAACCATTGAAAACGTAAGATCTGGTGGAGGAAGGAGGGGCATGGTAAGATGAAAGGAGGGAATGGTAAGAGGGTGGGCAGAAAGGAGTCATTTTTCTGTGGGGGGCTGGGAAGAAGGGTGTTGGGGGTGCGATTCCCCTAGGAAACCTTGAGTCATTTATGCAGCAAGCTGGGGAGCCGCGGGACTGGGTGCAAGTACATGGAGTCCTGAAAGGCACAAACCTCTTCTGTTACCGGCAACCTGAAGACACAGACACCGGGGACGAGCCGCTGTTTACTATCGCAATCAACAAGGTGATGAGTCTCTGGTGGTGAAGCCACCAGGTGCCAGGGTTCGGGAACCTCTCCATCAGGCCCCAGGAGGGTGGGCACAGAGACCTCAGAGAGATCAAAGCTAGCTTCCTGCTCCCAACAGCACCACACCCTGCTTCAGGGCCAGGGATGCCAAGGGACTGTGTTCTCCCCACCAGCATCACGGTAAACGAGTCCCTTC
This DNA window, taken from Bubalus kerabau isolate K-KA32 ecotype Philippines breed swamp buffalo chromosome 11, PCC_UOA_SB_1v2, whole genome shotgun sequence, encodes the following:
- the RTKN gene encoding rhotekin isoform X4; amino-acid sequence: MQDRLHILEDLNMLYIRQMALSLEDTELQRKLDHEIRMREGACKLLAACSQREQALEATKSLLVCNSRILNYMGELQRRKEAQVLKKTGRRPSDSGPPTERSPCRGQICISDLRIPLMWKDTEYFKNKGDLHRWAVFLLLQIGEHIQDTEMILVDRTLTDISFQNNVLFAEAGPDFELRLELYGACVEEEGALAGAPKRLATKLSSSLGRSSGRRVRASLETAGGSGSSPILLPTPAVGGPRYHLLAHTTLTLAAVQDGFRTHDLTLATPEESPAWLPLYGSVCCRLVAQPLCMTQPTASGTLRVQQAGEPRDWVQVHGVLKGTNLFCYRQPEDTDTGDEPLFTIAINKETQVRAGELDQAANWPFTLSISNRYGEEEVTHTLQAESRGALQSWMEALWQLFFDMSQWKQCCDEIMKIETPAPRKPPQVLAKQGSLYHEMAIEPLDDIAAVTDILAQREGARLETPPPWLAVFTDQPALPGSCSPASVAPAPARIHSLPWGRPRTFSLDAVPPDHSPGASRLVAPLPLQRSPRSRGLCSKGPPHTWLQSPV
- the RTKN gene encoding rhotekin isoform X5, with translation MFSRNHRSRVTVARGSALEMEFKRGRFRLSLLSDPPEDTELQRKLDHEIRMREGACKLLAACSQREQALEATKSLLVCNSRILNYMGELQRRKEAQVLKKTGRRPSDSGPPTERSPCRGQICISDLRIPLMWKDTEYFKNKGDLHRWAVFLLLQIGEHIQDTEMILVDRTLTDISFQNNVLFGPRYHLLAHTTLTLAAVQDGFRTHDLTLATPEESPAWLPLYGSVCCRLVAQPLCMTQPTASGTLRVQVRGPEEWKGSGRRQRRARSPRDQRTIENQAGEPRDWVQVHGVLKGTNLFCYRQPEDTDTGDEPLFTIAINKETQVRAGELDQAANWPFTLSISNRYGEEEVTHTLQAESRGALQSWMEALWQLFFDMSQWKQCCDEIMKIETPAPRKPPQVLAKQGSLYHEMAIEPLDDIAAVTDILAQREGARLETPPPWLAVFTDQPALPGSCSPASVAPAPARIHSLPWGRPRTFSLDAVPPDHSPGASRLVAPLPLQRSPRSRGLCSKGPPHTWLQSPV
- the RTKN gene encoding rhotekin isoform X1, producing the protein MFSRNHRSRVTVARGSALEMEFKRGRFRLSLLSDPPEDTELQRKLDHEIRMREGACKLLAACSQREQALEATKSLLVCNSRILNYMGELQRRKEAQVLKKTGRRPSDSGPPTERSPCRGQICISDLRIPLMWKDTEYFKNKGDLHRWAVFLLLQIGEHIQDTEMILVDRTLTDISFQNNVLFAEAGPDFELRLELYGACVEEEGALAGAPKRLATKLSSSLGRSSGRRVRASLETAGGSGSSPILLPTPAVGGPRYHLLAHTTLTLAAVQDGFRTHDLTLATPEESPAWLPLYGSVCCRLVAQPLCMTQPTASGTLRVQVRGPEEWKGSGRRQRRARSPRDQRTIENQAGEPRDWVQVHGVLKGTNLFCYRQPEDTDTGDEPLFTIAINKETQVRAGELDQAANWPFTLSISNRYGEEEVTHTLQAESRGALQSWMEALWQLFFDMSQWKQCCDEIMKIETPAPRKPPQVLAKQGSLYHEMAIEPLDDIAAVTDILAQREGARLETPPPWLAVFTDQPALPGSCSPASVAPAPARIHSLPWGRPRTFSLDAVPPDHSPGASRLVAPLPLQRSPRSRGLCSKGPPHTWLQSPV
- the RTKN gene encoding rhotekin isoform X3, which gives rise to MFSRNHRSRVTVARGSALEMEFKRGRFRLSLLSDPPEDTELQRKLDHEIRMREGACKLLAACSQREQALEATKSLLVCNSRILNYMGELQRRKEAQVLKKTGRRPSDSGPPTERSPCRGQICISDLRIPLMWKDTEYFKNKGDLHRWAVFLLLQIGEHIQDTEMILVDRTLTDISFQNNVLFAEAGPDFELRLELYGACVEEEGALAGAPKRLATKLSSSLGRSSGRRVRASLETAGGSGSSPILLPTPAVGGPRYHLLAHTTLTLAAVQDGFRTHDLTLATPEESPAWLPLYGSVCCRLVAQPLCMTQPTASGTLRVQQAGEPRDWVQVHGVLKGTNLFCYRQPEDTDTGDEPLFTIAINKETQVRAGELDQAANWPFTLSISNRYGEEEVTHTLQAESRGALQSWMEALWQLFFDMSQWKQCCDEIMKIETPAPRKPPQVLAKQGSLYHEMAIEPLDDIAAVTDILAQREGARLETPPPWLAVFTDQPALPGSCSPASVAPAPARIHSLPWGRPRTFSLDAVPPDHSPGASRLVAPLPLQRSPRSRGLCSKGPPHTWLQSPV
- the RTKN gene encoding rhotekin isoform X2; its protein translation is MQDRLHILEDLNMLYIRQMALSLEDTELQRKLDHEIRMREGACKLLAACSQREQALEATKSLLVCNSRILNYMGELQRRKEAQVLKKTGRRPSDSGPPTERSPCRGQICISDLRIPLMWKDTEYFKNKGDLHRWAVFLLLQIGEHIQDTEMILVDRTLTDISFQNNVLFAEAGPDFELRLELYGACVEEEGALAGAPKRLATKLSSSLGRSSGRRVRASLETAGGSGSSPILLPTPAVGGPRYHLLAHTTLTLAAVQDGFRTHDLTLATPEESPAWLPLYGSVCCRLVAQPLCMTQPTASGTLRVQVRGPEEWKGSGRRQRRARSPRDQRTIENQAGEPRDWVQVHGVLKGTNLFCYRQPEDTDTGDEPLFTIAINKETQVRAGELDQAANWPFTLSISNRYGEEEVTHTLQAESRGALQSWMEALWQLFFDMSQWKQCCDEIMKIETPAPRKPPQVLAKQGSLYHEMAIEPLDDIAAVTDILAQREGARLETPPPWLAVFTDQPALPGSCSPASVAPAPARIHSLPWGRPRTFSLDAVPPDHSPGASRLVAPLPLQRSPRSRGLCSKGPPHTWLQSPV